From one Dokdonella sp. genomic stretch:
- a CDS encoding DUF1287 domain-containing protein encodes MRQVVLVGSLVLLLVLAPAGAACAQDAPVDPRVAEVVAAAHAQVGVTRFYDPAYRRLDFPGGDVPVERGVCSDVVVRAWRAIGIDLQAELYRDMRAHFAVYPRIWGLTKPDPNIDHRRVPNLETFLRRHGESFPPGRDASAYRAGDLVSWRLERGEPHIGIVSTRRSVDGRRPLIVHNIGAGTQVEDVLFHWPPTGHFRYFPASAASAPSADGVPARSTPDSRRASDA; translated from the coding sequence GTGAGGCAGGTCGTGCTCGTCGGGTCGTTGGTGCTGCTGCTGGTGTTGGCACCGGCGGGAGCGGCATGCGCACAGGACGCGCCAGTCGACCCGCGCGTTGCCGAGGTGGTCGCGGCGGCCCACGCCCAGGTCGGAGTGACGCGCTTCTACGATCCGGCCTACCGTCGCCTCGATTTCCCCGGGGGTGACGTGCCGGTCGAACGTGGTGTTTGCTCGGATGTCGTCGTGCGCGCATGGCGCGCGATCGGCATCGATCTCCAAGCCGAGCTGTATCGTGACATGCGCGCGCACTTCGCTGTCTATCCGCGCATCTGGGGCCTGACCAAGCCCGATCCGAACATCGACCACCGGCGTGTGCCGAACCTGGAAACCTTCCTGCGCCGGCATGGTGAATCGTTTCCGCCCGGGCGCGATGCGTCGGCATATCGAGCCGGCGATCTGGTCAGCTGGCGCCTGGAGCGTGGCGAGCCGCATATCGGCATCGTTTCCACCCGGCGCAGCGTCGACGGCCGGCGCCCGCTGATCGTGCACAACATCGGTGCCGGCACGCAGGTCGAGGATGTGCTGTTCCACTGGCCTCCGACCGGTCATTTCCGGTATTTTCCCGCCTCCGCTGCGTCTGCCCCGTCGGCCGACGGCGTGCCCGCGCGATCCACTCCCGATTCTCGCCGAGCTTCCGACGCATGA
- the apbC gene encoding iron-sulfur cluster carrier protein ApbC, producing MTDATEARARAILATIEDPHAGQNLVESGAVRGVGVSGRDVSIDIQLGYPALSWQGTLAATVKAALEADPAIDHAAVSVSCRVAAHRVQEGLAPLAGVRNIIVVASGKGGVGKSTVSANLALALHAEGASVGVLDADIYGPSQPRMLGLSGKPDSVDGRSIEPKRNHGVQVMSIGFLIEEDTPMIWRGPMVTQALQQLLTDTCWNDLDYLVIDLPPGTGDIQLTLCQRVPVAGAVIVTTPQDIALLDARKALKMFEKVNVPVLGIVENMATHVCTKCGHEEAIFGDGGGARMAAQYAVPLLGALPLDIRIREQADGGTPTVAAMPDSDLAARYREIARNAAGRLSTRARNKSIQFPKIVIQNT from the coding sequence ATGACCGACGCCACCGAAGCGCGCGCCCGCGCGATCCTCGCCACGATCGAAGACCCGCACGCGGGTCAGAACCTCGTCGAATCGGGCGCCGTGCGCGGCGTTGGCGTGTCCGGGCGCGACGTTTCCATCGACATCCAGCTCGGATATCCGGCGCTGTCGTGGCAGGGCACGCTGGCGGCGACGGTCAAGGCTGCGCTCGAAGCCGACCCGGCCATCGATCATGCCGCAGTCAGCGTGTCGTGCCGGGTTGCCGCGCACCGCGTGCAGGAGGGCCTCGCGCCCTTGGCCGGTGTGCGCAACATCATCGTGGTTGCTTCCGGCAAGGGGGGCGTCGGCAAGTCGACGGTCAGCGCCAATCTCGCGCTCGCGTTGCACGCCGAAGGAGCCAGCGTCGGTGTCCTCGATGCCGACATCTACGGGCCGAGCCAGCCGCGCATGCTCGGCCTGTCGGGCAAGCCCGATTCGGTGGATGGACGGAGCATCGAACCAAAGCGCAACCACGGCGTGCAGGTCATGTCGATCGGGTTCCTGATCGAGGAGGACACGCCGATGATCTGGCGCGGACCGATGGTCACCCAGGCGCTGCAGCAACTGCTGACCGACACCTGTTGGAACGACCTCGACTATCTCGTCATCGACCTGCCGCCGGGTACTGGCGACATCCAGCTGACCCTGTGCCAGCGCGTGCCGGTGGCCGGAGCGGTGATCGTGACGACGCCACAGGACATCGCCCTGCTCGATGCGCGCAAGGCATTGAAGATGTTCGAGAAGGTCAACGTGCCGGTCCTCGGCATCGTCGAGAACATGGCGACCCATGTATGCACGAAGTGTGGCCATGAGGAAGCGATCTTCGGCGATGGCGGCGGCGCGCGCATGGCCGCACAGTACGCAGTGCCGCTGCTCGGCGCTTTGCCGCTTGACATCCGCATCCGCGAGCAGGCCGATGGCGGCACACCGACGGTGGCGGCGATGCCCGACTCCGACCTTGCTGCGCGCTACCGCGAGATCGCCCGCAACGCGGCCGGACGCTTGTCCACGCGTGCGCGCAACAAATCGATCCAGTTCCCGAAGATCGTCATCCAGAACACGTGA